One window of the Delphinus delphis chromosome 20, mDelDel1.2, whole genome shotgun sequence genome contains the following:
- the LOC132416916 gene encoding LOW QUALITY PROTEIN: zinc finger and SCAN domain-containing protein 22 (The sequence of the model RefSeq protein was modified relative to this genomic sequence to represent the inferred CDS: inserted 1 base in 1 codon; deleted 1 base in 1 codon; substituted 1 base at 1 genomic stop codon), whose amino-acid sequence MESEGLTPSRAWTDRRTDRVWNSVPVRDRLTDQLYPFPRLQPSHISLEVCCPMAIPKSLVSPVPWEQDDFLQVKVEHEEASFSQVQESNFGHTSHPEAACLRFRHFCYEKASNPREALARLCELCRQWLRPEVRSKEQMLELLVLEQFLGALPPEIQTWLRAQCPESGEEAVVLVEDLTQALDKRGWLVLGSELSEASCKQSNSDESXATETLVGELSPGPTFGDACEPEGSSERQAGLSAKMWTKSVTQEMDFRKTSGPHKGALTDQPGCEAGALGDSPNMWPDFTSQEETPSREKVDPLDGYGTEPPGTYLGRKPSKGGEYWKTFRSPLALEAHRKSHARKMPHTCSECGKAFSRSAHLAQHQVVHTGAKPHECKECGKALSWLTHLTQHQRIHTGEKPCVCEECGKAFSKSTHLTQHLHIRTGXKPYRCYACGRAFSDCLALIQHLRIHSGEKPYQCQVCPNAFAQSSSLIEHQRVPTGEEPYKCSDCGKAFSRTSALMVHLRIHITVLQCPRKPPHSGSASKRNLSSERAGRDGVGDC is encoded by the exons ACCCATTTCCAAGGCTCCAGCCATCCCATATCTCACTGGAGGTCTGCTGCCCAATGGCCATCCCCAAGAGCCTTGTGAGCCCGGTGCCCTGGGAACAGGATGACTTTCTCCAAGTGAAGGTCGAGCATGAGGAGGCCAGCTTCTCTCAGGTCCAGGAGTCTAACTTTGGCCACACCTCCCACCCTGAGGCTGCCTGTCTGCGCTTCCGACACTTCTGCTATGAGAAGGCATCC AACCCACGTGAGGCGCTGGCCCGGCTCTGTGAACTCTGCCGCCAGTGGCTGCGGCCCGAGGTGCGCTCCAAGGAGCAGATGCTGGAGCTGCTGGTGCTGGAGCAGTTCCTGGGCGCGCTGCCCCCCGAGATCCAGACTTGGTTGCGGGCTCAGTGCCCCGAGAGTGGCGAGGAGGCTGTGGTGCTCGTGGAAGACCTGACTCAGGCACTGGACAAGAGAG GGTG GCTGGTGCTGGGATCTGAGCTCTCAGAGGCGAGCTGTAAGCAGAGCAATTCGGACGAGT GGGCCACTGAAACCCTGGTAGGAGAGCTTTCCCCAGGACCCACCTTTGGTGATGCCTGCGAACCTGAGGGCAGCTCAGAGAGGCAGGCCGGACTCTCAGCGAAGATGTGGACAAAGTCTGTCACCCAAGAGATGGATTTCAGGAAAACTTCAGGGCCTCACAAGGGCGCCCTCACAGACCAGCCCGGCTGTGAAGCTGGTGCTTTGGGAGACAGTCCCAACATGTGGCCAGACTTCACCTCCCAAGAGGAGACTCCTTCCAGAGAGAAAGTGGATCCACTGGATGGTTATGGCACAGAGCCTCCAGGCACGTACTTGGGGAGGAAGCCCTCCAAGGGTGGTGAGTATTGGAAGACGTTCCGGAGCCCCTTGGCCCTGGAGGCCCACCGGAAGAGCCATGCTCGGAAGATGCCCCACACCTGCAGtgagtgtgggaaagccttcagcaGGAGTGCACACCTGGCCCAGCACCAGGTGGTCCACACAGGGGCCAAGCCCCATGAATGCAAGGAGTGCGGGAAGGCCTTAAGCTGGCTCACCCACCTGACCCAGCACCAGAGGATCCACACCGGGGAGAAGCCCTGTGTGTGCGAGGAGTGCGGCAAGGCCTTCAGCAAGAGCACCCACCTGACCCAGCACCTGCACATCCGCACAGGATAGAAGCCCTACAGGTGCTACGCCTGTGGCCGAGCCTTCAGCGACTGCTTGGCTCTGATCCAGCACCTGAGAATCCACTCCGGAGAGAAGCCCTATCAGTGTCAGGTTTGTCCAAATGCCTTTGCACAGAGCTCGTCCCTCATCGAGCACCAGAGGGTCCCGACGGGGGAGGAGCCCTACAAGTGCAGCGActgtgggaaggccttcagccGCACCTCAGCCCTCATGGTTCACTTGCGGATCCACATCACCGTCCTGCAGTGCCCGAGGAAGCCTCCCCACAGTGGCTCAGCATCGAAGAGAAACCTGAGTTCTGAAAGAGCTGGGAGGGACGGGGTGGGTGACTGCTGA